Proteins encoded together in one Acanthochromis polyacanthus isolate Apoly-LR-REF ecotype Palm Island chromosome 12, KAUST_Apoly_ChrSc, whole genome shotgun sequence window:
- the LOC110960913 gene encoding hairy/enhancer-of-split related with YRPW motif protein 1-like encodes MKRSHNYSSSDSDLDDNVEVEKDSGDENGQLDSHGSMSPSTTTQVQARKRRRGIIEKRRRDRINNSLSELRRLVPSAFEKQGSAKLEKAEILQMTVDHLKMLHASGGKGYFEAHALAKDYRSLGFRECLAETARYLSIIEGRDTTDSLRVRLVSHLSNYASQREVHSGLEHLAWGSAYGTAPAPAHLPHPLLLQHPQGRTPASRSNSSPPSSSSSSSSSSSSSSSTEASGTSRLAAIPPTESLRVHPNGSLPLTLHVPTSKLSPPLVSSLSSLSAFPLSFGAFPLVSPTAVSTVSPSSTLSKPYRPWGMEIGAF; translated from the exons ATGAAGCGAAGCCACAACTACAGCTCATCAGACAGCGACCTGGACGACAATGTGGAGGTGGAGAAGGACAGTGGCGACGAAAATGG TCAACTTGACTCTCACGGATCCATGTCACCCTCCACAACTACACAAGTCCAAGCCAGAAAAAGGCGCAGAGGG attattGAGAAAAGGAGACGTGACAGGATCAATAACAGCCTGTCAGAGCTGAGGAGACTGGTGCCAAGTGCTTTTGAAAAACAG GGATCAGCTAAGCTGGAAAAAGCAGAAATCTTGCAAATGACAGTGGACCATCTGAAGATGCTTCATGCTTCTGGTGGGAAAG GTTACTTCGAGGCTCATGCTCTAGCCAAGGATTACCGCAGTCTGGGCTTCAGGGAGTGTCTGGCAGAGACAGCCCGATACCTGAGCATCATCGAGGGCCGAGACACCACCGACTCCCTCCGAGTCCGCCTGGTGTCCCACCTCAGCAACTACGCCTCTCAGAGGGAGGTGCACTCCGGACTGGAGCACTTAGCCTGGGGCTCTGCCTATGGGACTGCCCCTGCCCCTGCCCACCTCCCCCATCCCCTGCTCCTACAACACCCCCAGGGCAGGACACCTGCATCCAGAAGCAACAGCAGCCcaccctcatcctcctcctcctcttcctcctcctcctcctcctcctcctccactgagGCGTCTGGGACGTCCAGACTCGCTGCCATCCCCCCCACAGAGTCCCTCAGGGTGCATCCCAATGGCTCGCTGCCCCTCACTCTGCATGTGCCAACATCCAAGCTCTCGCCGCCACTCGTCTCATCCCTCTCCTCGCTGTCGGCCTTCCCCCTCTCCTTCGGTGCCTTCCCCCTCGTCTCCCCGACCGCCGTCAGCACAGTGAGTCCCTCCTCCACCCTGTCGAAGCCTTACAGGCCCTGGGGCATGGAGATCGGGGCCTTCTGA